A part of Candida albicans SC5314 chromosome 2, complete sequence genomic DNA contains:
- a CDS encoding uncharacterized protein (Protein of unknown function; rat catheter and Spider biofilm induced) produces the protein MAGTCITTIKLLGVGSLGLLSSSIIYQSLTKLPELIHQFNCQFNTNKDGGTHSSITLFEQQLYRLKNIIFGNRLINGALTAISTGLFALAFKYSVSNEKHPYLIYAALGAPLSFISLYYNIYSVEEKILSQQKSKSTSVAKTRTKSKHSESSTTNQEDAQAYDDEDEPAELISKITSSDSLLGKSYVHLSDESGISTPNSTTSHPSTPKLEPHQQEQEQEQPTPADDDVELEVEQEVENILIKKQVVQNLKKIESGYTIASYVSGISFVIASIGLIGDYYYF, from the coding sequence ATGGCAGGCACTTGTATTACTACGATTAAATTATTAGGAGTTGGATCATTAggtttattatcatcatctataatttatcaatcatTAACCAAATTACCTGAGTTAATccatcaattcaattgtcAATTCAATACTAACAAAGATGGTGGCACTCATAGTTCTATTACATTATTTGAACAACAATTATATCGTCTTAAAAACATTATCTTTGGTAATCGATTGATTAATGGGGCTTTAACTGCCATAAGTACTGGATTATTTGCTTTAGCATTCAAATATTCTGTTAGTAATGAAAAACATCCTTATTTGATATATGCTGCTCTTGGTGCTCCATTAAGTTTTATTAgtttatattataatatctattctgttgaagaaaagaTTTTGTCTCAACAAAAGAGTAAATCAACTAGTGTTGCCAAAACTAGAACGAAACTGAAGCATTCTGAGTCCAGTACTACTAATCAAGAAGACGCTCAAGcttatgatgatgaagatgaaccAGCTGAATTGATTAGTAAAATAACTTCAAGCGATTCCTTATTAGGTAAATCATATGTTCATCTTTCTGATGAATCAGGAATATCAACTCCTAACTCAACCACATCTCATCCTTCAACTCCTAAACTTGAACCAcatcaacaagaacaagaacagGAACAACCAACGCCagctgatgatgatgttgaacTTGAAGTTGAACAAGAGGTTGAAAACattttaatcaaaaaacaagttgttcaaaatttgaaaaaaattgaatcagGATATACCATTGCTAGTTATGTTTCTGGAATTAGTTTTGTCATTGCTTCAATTGGATTAATTggtgattattattatttctaa
- a CDS encoding uncharacterized protein (Secreted protein; fluconazole-induced), whose translation MNIIIISLILCLLNCSYTLSAPSTTLFPKRDTFNPTSAFNSAINATWSVFWNDQYQAFSENDPACSMTSTNNFTYTSVWNLAVAGKVIVESGDIFKTINVINNLYQYQNSQGWFATVPNSSESFVDDNCQVLWVFIEAYKLTSNAKYLSTANQLMQLIQQQWSNIGGVIWKVDSNYIASISTVEAALSAVKIYQYNQDDTLLTFANSCLGWLDEHLTDPADGFYYDGIDKNTWQVNKGKLTYTIGVAMSTYSYLYKYTNDLHYVLYAVKKAYGTLNSNVFLRSNGYWNNDLKYIHLLFAGFADVITMCGQKGYIANVVKQGEFIYNYDQLPNSLGSYLDFTNSQPLYNRYVQSTGDSSITMGSSNGGGGASENGYCGNQPKRSLLDNASAAQIFYQISRFY comes from the coding sequence atgaatattattattatatccCTAATATTATGTTTATTGAACTGTTCATATACTTTGAGTGcaccatcaacaacattattCCCTAAACGAGACACATTTAATCCAACAAGTGCATTTAATTCAGCTATTAATGCCACATGGTCAGTATTTTGGAATGATCAATATCAAGCATTTTCTGAAAATGATCCCGCATGCTCAATGACAAGTACAAATAATTTCACATATACTTCAGTTTGGAATTTAGCAGTTGCTGGTAAAGTCATTGTTGAATCTGgtgatatttttaaaacCATTAATGTAATTAACAATttatatcaatatcaaaattctCAAGGTTGGTTTGCCACCGTACCTAATTCTTCAGAAagttttgttgatgataattgtCAAGTATTGTGGGTTTTCATTGAAGCTTATAAATTGACATCAAATGCAAAATATTTATCTACAgcaaatcaattgatgcaattgattcaacaacaatggtCGAATATTGGTGGAGTGATTTGGAAAGTGGATTCTAATTATATTGCCTCGATTTCAACTGTGGAAGCAGCTTTAAGTGCGGTTAAAATAtatcaatataatcaaGATGATACATTATTGACATTTGCTAATAGTTGTCTTGGTTGGTTGGATGAACATTTAACTGACCCTGCAGATGGATTCTATTATGATggaattgataaaaatacTTGGCAAGTAAATAAAGGGAAATTAACTTATACCATTGGTGTTGCTATGTCAACATATTCATATCTTTATAAATATACCAATGATTTACATTATGTTTTATATGCCGTTAAAAAAGCTTATGGTACTTTAAATTCCAATGTTTTTTTAAGAAGTAATGGATATTGgaataatgatttgaaatatatacatttattatttgccGGATTTGCTGATGTAATTACCATGTGTGGTCAAAAAGGTTATATTGCTAATGTTGTCAAACAAGgtgaatttatttataattatgaTCAATTGCCAAATTCTTTAGGGAGTTATCTTGATTTCACAAATTCACAACCTTTATACAACCGGTATGTACAATCAACTGGTGATTCAAGTATTACTATGGGTAGTagtaatggtggtggtggtgctaGTGAAAATGGCTATTGTGGTAATCAACCAAAACGATCTTTATTGGATAATGCTTCTGCAGCacaaatattttatcaaattagCCGTTTCTACTAA
- a CDS encoding uncharacterized protein (Ortholog(s) have G-protein beta/gamma-subunit complex binding, actin binding activity, role in positive regulation of transcription from RNA polymerase II promoter by pheromones, protein folding and cytoplasm localization), translated as MNNDPKFQVQVDPNEDTEWNDILRQHGIIPEKPPSPSVELETALEEAIVKQYDNRLENKDLDELDELEDEEDEDFLNHYKQKRMAEIKKLSEKKKFGHVLPISKNEYENEVTKASKESYVLVHLSLQSSLQSRLLSSILIDLASKFPELKICDIPAQRCIENYPESNCPTLIIYHDTNVVKQFITLTQLGGNATTLKDVETALADLNVIGFHDKRLIINNDEDEDLEQARKLRFAKKSIRDGNRNNEKDKDEDDDDDEDDDDFYD; from the coding sequence ATGAATAACGATCCTAAATTTCAAGTACAGGTTGATCCTAATGAAGATACCGAATGGAATGATATATTAAGACAACATGGTATCATCCCTGAAAAACCACCATCTCCATCAGTTGAACTAGAAACAGCATTAGAAGAAGCCATAGTTAAACAATATGATAATCGATTAGAAAATAAAGATTTAGATGAATTAGATGAattagaagatgaagaagatgaagattttCTTAATcattataaacaaaaaagaatggcagaaattaaaaaactttctgaaaagaagaaatttgGTCATGTATTACCCATTAGtaaaaatgaatatgaaaatgaagTTACAAAAGCATCTAAAGAATCATATGTCTTAGTCCATTTATCATTACAATCAAGTTTACAAAGTCGATTATTATCATCgattttaattgatttagcTTCAAAATTTcctgaattgaaaatatgtGATATCCCAGCACAAAGATGTATAGAAAATTATCCTGAATCAAATTGTCCAACATTAATTATATATCATGATACAAATGTTgttaaacaatttatcaCTTTGACTCAATTGGGTGGTAATGCAACAACTTTGAAAGATGTTGAAACTGCTTTAGCAGATTTAAATGTAATTGGATTCCATGATAAAcgattaattattaataatgatgaagatgaggACTTGGAACAAGCAAGAAAATTAAGATTTGCAAAGAAATCTATAAGAGATGGAAATAGgaataatgaaaaagataaagatgaagatgatgatgatgatgaagatgatgacgatTTTTACGATTAG
- a CDS encoding uncharacterized protein (Secreted protein; fluconazole-induced), which produces MQSLHFILIVLFFISCISNALTIQKDSLGLKRTSLSSTFDPHDAFETAVNSTWSTFWNNTNQGFSQSDPSCLESQTFQYSVVWDVAVAGLAIVESRDISKTNDVATSLYKYQNSHGWFAATPGNTHSYVDDNCQVLWVFLQAYELTHNEKYLTTANKLMELIQGQWSNEVGGVRWKVDGDYIASISTLEAALSAVKLYEQNKDDSLLSFAKKCLSWLDDNLLDKSDGFYYDGLNVNNKTNIDKGKLTYTVGVAISTYSYLYKYTNDEQYVLIATAKANGTLTSKTFLNHNGYWNNGLRYVHLLFDGFSDLITICDKRGFIDSVWKQGQYIYENDQLPGGNNVGNYLDLSKPIESHLTSSFHKKENHDSKDEVEINHKQSSGSTHHNYYCNNHSKQFKRSLMDDGSAAQIFYAISKFSK; this is translated from the coding sequence ATGCAATCGcttcatttcattttaaTAGTACTTTTTTTCATATCATGTATCTCCAATGCATTAACGATACAAAAAGATTCACTTGGACTTAAACGTACTTCATTATCTTCTACGTTTGATCCCCATGATGCATTTGAAACTGCCGTTAATTCCACATGGTCAACATTTTGGAATAATACCAATCAAGGATTCTCCCAATCTGATCCATCATGTCTTGAATCGCaaacttttcaatattCAGTAGTTTGGgatgttgctgttgctggtTTGGCAATTGTTGAATCGAGAGATATTTCCAAAACCAATGATGTTGCTACTTCATTATATAAGTATCAAAACTCCCATGGTTGGTTTGCTGCTACTCCGGGGAACACTCATAGTtatgttgatgataattgtCAAGTATTATGGGTTTTTTTACAAGCTTATGAATTAACtcataatgaaaaatatttaactACTGCTAATAAGTTAATGGAATTAATTCAAGGACAATGGTCAAATGAAGTAGGTGGGGTTAGATGGAAAGTTGATGGTGATTATATTGCATCGATTTCTACTCTAGAAGCAGCCTTAAGTGCTGTTAAATTATATGAACAGAATAAAGACGACTCTTTATTGTCATTTGCTAAGAAATGTCTTTCATGGTTagatgataatttattagataAACTGGATGGATTTTATTATGATGGATTGAatgttaataataaaactaatattgataaaggGAAATTAACTTATACTGTTGGAGTAGCAATTTCAACTTATTCTTATCTTTACAAGTACACCAATGATGAACAATATGTTTTGATAGCTACTGCCAAAGCTAATGGAACATTAACTTCAAAAACATTTTTGAATCACAATGGATATTGGAATAATGGATTAAGATATgttcatttattatttgatggATTTAGTGATTTGATAACCATTTGTGATAAACGGGGATTTATAGATAGCGTTTGGAAACAGGGCCAATATatttatgaaaatgatCAATTGCCAGGAGGGAATAATGTTGGTAATTATcttgatttatcaaaaccaattgaatcacatttaacttcttcattccacaagaaagaaaatcatGATAGTAAAGATGAAGTTGAGATAAATCATAAACAAAGTTCTGGGTCTACTCatcataattattattgcaATAATCATTctaaacaatttaaaagaTCATTAATGGATGATGGATCAGCGGCACAAATATTTTAtgcaatttcaaaattttctaaatAG
- a CDS encoding ubiquitin-specific protease (Ortholog(s) have protein complex scaffold, ubiquitin-specific protease activity and role in RNA splicing, histone H3-K4 methylation, histone H3-K79 methylation, histone deubiquitination): protein MPSDETISKSNGNIHIATNNINGVGPTTTTDQLDISDQSSTLLHNKINFVRELTPRPDNYSSINSCNHIESVLGTKAKNTVFETYRQAVLISQPIINNNNNNNNNNNNNNNNNTNNNNYKSIYKLKKDGSIIPIEKLINSKNLVLKCHQCHLNNFGNSMICLQCPHVGCCFNDYNHSYSHYKSTKHMFSIDSSCGLLYCFKCNDFINHPELEKIRLQIVLGEHDEEKKKKKKKTTTTTTVDDDDDDDDDFIKQNYVDPGQIAIKGLKGFVNLGATCFMSSILQTLIHNPLIKYQFFNNDLHYFNCEKFHNQFINQGNIDENNACITCSIDNIFQSFYTSTTNEGFGMTNLLTTAWYKQKSLAGFEEQDAHEFWQFLLNEFHMDYQRIINNLNSNSNSNSNSNQDNNEKNTHSSNDDSVVNSCGCIMHSTFSFELQSCIKCDSCDSITETVDPMIDLSLEVNFTNLYQSLQSFTRDEKLDDYNCKNCNNSNNNKSTTTTSAIKKLRLKTLPQILSIQLKRFRHDILGSFQATKIQSHINFPLFLNVTEYSVIKDTDYIYQLFAVVCHQGSINTGHYTVFIKNNSNWYKFDDSVVTMVSQDVVINSEAYLLYYIV, encoded by the coding sequence atgCCTTCTGATGAAACAATATCTAAATCAAATGGCAATATCCACATTGCCACcaataatatcaatggGGTTGGTcctactactactacagATCAACTAGACATTTCTGAtcaatcatcaacattattgcataataaaataaattttgtaCGAGAATTAACTCCACGACCCGATAattattcttcaattaattcatgTAATCATATTGAATCAGTTTTAGGAACAAAAGCTAAAAATACTGTATTTGAAACTTATAGACAAGCAGTATTAATATCACAaccaattattaataataataataataataataataataataataataataataataataacactaataataataattataaatcaatttataaattgaaaaaagatggATCAATTATACcgattgaaaaattaataaattcaaaaaatttagtATTAAAATGTCATCAATGtcatttaaataattttggGAATTCAATGATTTGTTTACAATGTCCTCatgttggttgttgttttaatgATTATAATCATTCTTATTCTCATTATAAATCAACTAAACATATGTTTTCTATTGATTCAAGTTGTGgtttattatattgttttaaatgtaatgattttattaatcatccagaattagaaaaaattCGTTTACAAATTGTTTTAGGTGAACACGACgaggagaagaaaaagaagaagaagaagacaaCGACGACAACGACTGtggatgatgatgatgatgatgatgatgattttattaaacaaaattatgTTGATCCGGGTCAAATTGCCATAAAAGGATTAAAAGGATTTGTTAATTTAGGAGCAACATGTTTTATGAGTTCAATATTACAAACATTAATTCATAATccattaattaaatatcaattttttaataatgatttacattattttaattgtgaaaaatttcataatcaatttattaatcaaggtaatattgatgaaaataatgcTTGTATAACTTGTagtattgataatattttccAATCATTTTATACATCAACTACTAATGAAGGATTTGGTATGACTAATTTATTAACTACGGCTTGgtataaacaaaaatcaTTGGCAGGATTTGAAGAACAAGATGCTCATGAATTTTGgcaatttttattaaatgaatttcaTATGGATTATCAaagaattataaataatttgaacCTGAACCTGAACCTGAACCTGAACCTGAACCAAGATAATAACGAGAAAAATACTCATTCATCTAATGATGATTCAGTGGTGAATTCTTGTGGATGTATTATGCATTCaacattttcatttgaattaCAAAGTTGTATTAAATGTGATTCTTGCGATTCAATTACTGAAACCGTTGATCCAAtgattgatttatcattagaAGTCAATTTCACAAATTTATATCAATCTTTACAATCATTCACTAGagatgaaaaattagatgattataattgtaaaaattGCAACAactccaacaacaataagtctacaactactacatcagcaattaaaaaattacgattgaaaactttaccacaaatattatcaattcaattaaaaagaTTTAGACATGATATTTTAGGTAGTTTCCAAGcaacaaaaattcaatCTCATATAAATTTcccattatttttaaatgttACTGAATATTCTGTTATTAAGGATACTgattatatttatcaattatttgcTGTTGTTTGTCATCAAGGATCAATAAATACTGGTCATTATACCGTTttcattaaaaataatagtaattGGTATAAATTCGATGATAGTGTTGTGACCATGGTTTCTCAAGATGTTGTTATCAATTCCGAAGCATATTTATTATACTATATagtttaa
- a CDS encoding uncharacterized protein (Ortholog of C. parapsilosis CDC317 : CPAR2_407480, C. dubliniensis CD36 : Cd36_24170, Candida orthopsilosis Co 90-125 : CORT_0C06830 and Spathaspora passalidarum NRRL Y-27907 : SPAPADRAFT_65786) has translation MGTLIDDTNGLTNTPILASKNNVAKFQPSLNENEPTTTTTTTTISRESTIDKVNVPEENTSLIISQEDLYSTIDDDGDNDNESNSLTADTEDHNKLNSKSDSYTSYIEHELDLPQFERTIFQHHDIQINVPDSKHSLEATETDMEISEILQLPKSYFAYPTTTTSEFKHTNITTTTTNLPDPEVVAAAATAAKSEEKEENTIPPPSPPQQQQQLIPSSGATEQKVNPVSQALKMNTSIKKLKLATSNNIDGATPLIINSPTVNEIKLPTNNSWVLQDYEQLFGTKKFHKEIELAKSLRFADTTNSVCSDLKHEKLIYISTRIINPGKILSFYLKHPPLPPPPSSSTTTTTTTTNTKRDLYIDLIMNNNGCNILLQLIKYIHENETLVESSIDSVHVRISAFYVHQIKVFLNLITEVMKIYQKIKTLGLFVRIHQYENGYVLGAPQEGKVKLPQKLEKLYLANELKLDEFFHLPASIKALGLHNTNLSSLSKFNLCKNLESLHISGETINQTNRLETFPKGFYLLKNIKFEASTIVNFNFEKFIHLTSLSLSNIDFAQSRQLEFPLGLKKLEFIDCSISSHISAFPDSLRVLVITRGKWSTKRNANISRLQKLIVYEVQIKDLTEKINSCFGLFHLEVINCNLNNVETLKFSKNLVYLKFINVSLVGVKFPMFPQSLEVINIERNGISQCELNCNCNCNSKLKTLRIAHNDLTDEFDISSQPVHDVNLEGNNNLTLVLLHDKTKILNVSNTNIQHIIGNGLTKLVLNGCNNNNNNNNNKIDWKSFKLSQFVTQLSLQNCQLETFEFESNQEGIELKHLKVLDLSKNKLHSINLVEYENLEDVELSNNELKKLSNDNFPLNIKSINAEKNQIQKVDLQELYNLIWLQVSENKLNGIEQIQIPNSLNTLILNGNIFNEINDANFKLSENLRHLELNKCKISKFNLTLNEKLMSCSLNGNKLHTKNFHIKFIQSPSPSSSSSPSPSLVEVSTSGLKFLDLGSNFFKTFDFNMIKGIELSEINLANNMFDEIPESIPDNILSAIMFKVD, from the coding sequence ATGGGTactttaattgatgatacAAATGGATTGACAAATACCCCAATTTTGGCgtcaaaaaataatgttgCAAAGTTTCAACCCTCActaaatgaaaatgaacctaccaccacaaccaccaccacaaccatATCGAGAGAATCtacaattgataaagtAAATGTACCAGAAGAAAACACCTCATTGATCATTAGTCAAGAGGATCTTTATTCAAccattgatgatgatggcGACAACgataatgaatcaaattctttaacCGCTGATACTGAAGACCACAACAAACTCAACCTGAAATCAGACTCTTATACTTCTTATATTGAACATGAATTAGATCTACCccaatttgaaagaacaatatttcaacatcatgatattcaaatcaatgtCCCGGATTCCAAACATAGTTTAGAGGCCACAGAAACTGATATGGAAATTTCTGAAATTTTGCAATTACCTAAATCATATTTTGCTTATccaactacaactacatCAGAATTTAAACATACAaatataacaacaacaacaacaaacttgCCAGATCCAGAAGTTGTTGCCGCTGCTGCTACTGCTGCAAAATCTgaagaaaaggaagaaaacACAATcccaccaccatcaccacctcaacaacaacaacaactaataCCTTCTTCAGGTGCCACTGAACAGAAAGTTAATCCAGTGAGTCAAGcattaaaaatgaatactagtatcaagaaattaaaattggCAACatctaataatattgatggAGCCACTCCACTTATTATCAATAGTCCTACTGtaaatgaaatcaaattaccaacaaataattcttgGGTTTTACAAGATTATGAACAATTATTTGGAACCAAGAAATTCcataaagaaattgaattggcAAAATCTTTACGGTTTGCTGATACTACAAATAGTGTTTGTTCTGATCTTAAAcatgaaaaattgatttatatttcaaCTAGAATAATCAATCCAGGGAAAATCTtatcattttatttaaaacatccaccactaccaccaccaccttcctcttctactactactactactactactactaacaCCAAAAGAGATTTATacattgatttgataatgaataataatggcTGTAATATATTGttacaattgataaaatatattcatGAGAATGAAACTTTAGTGGAGagttcaattgattcagtTCATGTTAGAATTCTGGCATTTTATGTTCATCAAATTAAAGTATTTCTTAATTTAATTACTGAAGTgatgaaaatttatcaaaaaattaaaactttaGGATTATTTGTTCGTATTCATCAATATGAAAATGGATATGTTTTAGGTGCTCCACAAGAGGGGAAAGTTAAACTCCCTCAAAAGTTAGAGAAATTATATTTAGccaatgaattgaaattggatGAATTTTTCCATTTACCAGCTTCAATAAAAGCACTTGGGTTACATAATACCAATTTATCAAGTTTAagtaaattcaatttatgtaaaaatttggaaagtCTTCATATTAGTGGTgaaacaataaatcaaaCTAATCGATTAGAAACATTTCCTAAAGGGTTTTAccttttgaaaaatatcaaatttgaagcatcaacaattgttaattttaattttgaaaaatttattcatttaacATCTTTAAGTTTACtgaatattgattttgctCAATCAAGACAATTGGAATTCCCCTTGGggttaaaaaaattggaatttattgattgttcTATTTCATCTCATATACTGGCATTCCCGGATTCTTTAAGAGTATTGGTGATTACACGAGGTAAATGGAGCACCAAAAGAAATGCCAATATTTCTCGATTGCAAAAATTAATAGTATATGAAGTTcaaattaaagatttaactgaaaaaataaacagtTGTTTTGGATTATTTCATCTTGAAGTGATCAATTGcaatttaaataatgttGAGACATTAAagttttccaaaaatttagtatatttgaaatttattaatgttAGTCTAGTTGGCGTTAAGTTCCCAATGTTCCCACAATCATTGGAAGTGATTAATATTGAACGGAACGGAATTCTGCAATGTGAATTGAATTGCAATTGCAATTGCAATagcaaattgaaaacattaaGAATTGCTCATAATGATTTAACTGATGAGTTTGATATTAGTAGTCAACCGGTTCATGATGTTAATTTAGAAGGTAATAACAATTTAACTTTAGTGCTACTACATgataaaaccaaaatattaaatGTGTCGAATACAAATATTCAACATATTATTGGCAATGGTCTTACTAAACTTGTATTAAATGgatgcaacaacaacaacaacaacaacaacaacaaaattgattggaaatcatttaaattatcaCAATTTGTTACCCAATTAAGTCTTCAAAATTGTCAACTTGAaacttttgaatttgaatctAATCAAGAAggaattgaattaaaacaTCTTAAAGTATTGGATTTATCGAAAAATAAACTACACCTGATAAATTTGGTTGAATATGAGAATTTAGAAGATgttgaattatcaaataatgaattgaaaaaactttCCAATGACAATTTCCCATTGaatatcaaatcaattaatgcAGAGAAAAACCAGATTcaaaaagttgatttaCAAGAATTATATAACTTGATATGGTTACAAGTTtctgaaaataaattgaatggaattgaacaaattcaaattcctAATAGTTTAAACacattaattttaaatggtaatattttcaatgaaattaatgatgcaaattttaaattatcgGAAAATTTACGACATttggaattgaataaatgtaaaatttccaaatttaatttaactttaaatgaaaaattaatgtCGTGTAGTTTAAATGGGAATAAATTACATACCAAAAATTTCcatattaaatttattcaatcaCCGCTGccgtcgtcgtcgtcgtcgcCGTCGCCATCTTTGGTGGAAGTGTCAACAAGTGGTTTAAAGTTTCTTGATTTAGGtagtaattttttcaaaacatttgattttaatatGATTAAAGGGATTGAATTATCAGAAATAAATTTAGCTAATAATATGTTTGATGAAATACCAGAATCAATACCAGATAATATATTATCTGCCATAATGTTTAAAgttgattaa